TGAATGTTATAAACACTTTGTAGTCATTGCCCGTGTCGTGTGGATATACATTGCTTTGCTTGGATCTAAAGTATACCAACAACATGCTGAATATCATTGAAGCACATATGGATATCGTGCAACCATGGCTTGGCTGGCTGTGGGTATTCATTTGCCGTGTGACTGTGTGAGGtgtctggtttagttcccatCATAATGTTCAAAGCAGAGTTAATTTTTACTGAACTTCTAGAACGGTTCAACTTATCTGTGGGAGGGTGATTTGGAGGAGGTGGTGATGGAAGACAGACCATCACTCAGAACTTTTGTTATATGAAGTTGTAAAGACAGGCAACTTGATCATATTCTTTACAATATAGTGCATTAGTGCTATTGCTCGGCCACTTAATATTTTTTTGACCTGGACTCGACCCCTCAATGTTTATTCTCGTTTACTGGACTTATGATGCAATATCGTGTTTTCGTTACCTGATAATTCAGAATCATCGAGATTTatgtctagtttttttttaaaaaaatattttactaacCTCTAAAGTAATAAAGTGCAAATTTGCTGCGGTTCATTGTTCTATGGTACTACAATTCTTCCATTTATATGATCTGTCTGCATGTATTTCTGTAGGAGGAATGCAAACGCTTACGCCAGAGCATGAAGTGTGGTTTGATTACCCGACTAAAAGTGGTACTGTTGATCAAGATTCATTATACGGTGATTGATCTCATCACTACGTTCAAGTTACATAGATCTGACATATCTCCTTTGTCTTGATTCAGGGAGACATCCATGAGAAAGCCAAAATATTCCAACTGCTGCGAGTTAATGATGTACGTACTGTATTACTTGAGAAAAGCTCGCTAAGTGCTGACTTGCTTTATTTCAGAATATTGCTTTCGTAacttattttctatttttctttgttAAATCCACCTACAGTGGTTAGAAAATGAAAAGCAGAGACTGAGCCATCTACGTGATCGTGCTAGTGAAACTGGGCGCAGAAAACAATATCCTTTTAACTTAGTATGTCGCGTCGCTGTTCCATTATTTATTTCTGCCATATGTTTTACAAATATTGTAGTTTGGTTCTCCAATGTTAGATCAAAGATTTGCATGCCTATGGTCATCATAGATTAATCTATGAAGCGTTCAATTCATACCATCATTGCGAAATTATTATTTGCATGAGGATACATTTCTTCATGCATACTTTACTAATGGAGTATGTGTGAGTAAAGATAGTGCAATTGCATGGCCTAAAACTATACATTTCTCTATTCAAGTTTAAGCAAAACCCTGTTGAGGAACATGTTTCATGGGTTTGCTAAGGTACCTTGATTTTGACTAAACTTTTGTaacatttttttgttttgactTTACTGCAATTTCATCGGTCTTGCACAATCATAATAGCCAAGTTAACTACAATTATTATGCATAGCTAGCAATCTTTTGTCATCCTCCTTAAATGCTGTGAAATTAACTCTCTGCTAGAAAAAAGATTTGGCATTTTAGAACTTAGAAGTTGGAAGGCAGCTTTCATGAGCTATCATCCATTGGTTTCCAGATGATGTGTCCATGCTGAGTTGCTGACATAAATCCAACTCTTTATGTTCTggctttcttttctctttaatttattttctctgGAGAAATATTGTGATCAGTGGCCGTTCTTTGTTTCAAGTAAAACTTCTTCCATAACATTTAAAGTCTTAAGTGTATGGTTTTCTGTTCAAATAGTGATTGGCATCAAGTCATCACGATTCACCTGCTGTCATTTGTTGATCATTTTATGATCCTTGACTATACCCTACGCTTAGGGAGTGTGTAGAGAAGTTGCAACTTCTGGGCACTCCTGAAGAAAGAGCACGCATCATTAATGAAGATCCAGAAGTACATGTTGACCCATGTATGTCTCCTGATTATGAATCTGCTGAAGAATTGGATGTTAAGAAAGCTGGTATTTCATGTCTCTGAACTCTCTCTAACTCCCTATTCTGCTATTGTATACTGATGTGCTCTGCTTATAAACGTTGATCTTTTTGCAACTTTCTTGTTGACTTTGTACGCAGTTGATTCGACAAGTAGGAATGGATCAGACCTGTTATTTCTTGGAAGAAAAGGAATCGAAACAAACTCTCTGCAGAATCATAGACAAAATTGTTCTGCCACTAGTCATCACACGACTACAAGTCCACCTACTGAGGGTATGACTCATGGACAAGGAGAAGAAGGTAACATTAATTTGCTTTTAAGAAATGGATGCGATATTCTTGAACCTAGCATTGATTTGAACAATATTGCATGTGAAACAGCATCGTTTGCATCGTCAGAAATTGTATCAGGTGACATGGAACCAGAAAAAGTATGGCACTACAAGGATCCTTCAGGAAGTGTTCAGGGCCCATTCACACTTTTACAGCTGTCCAAGTGGGCAGCTTATTTCCCACGTGACCTGAGAATATGGCTAACATTTGAGAGTGAACAAAACTCACTGCTTTTGACTGAAGTTCTCTCGAAACAACAAAAAGATTTCATTCAGCCTTCTCCCAAAGTTGACAATAATAGGTCAACATGGGAAGGCGTTGGGCAAGATAGAGTTGACTCAAGTTTGACTGGAAATAACTCTTCCTCTCCTATTGGTTATAATGTGATCTACTCTTCTCGGTTGCCTAGCCCATCTGCTGACTATTGTGCATCAGCTAGAGAAGGCCCAAACCTTCCGAGTGGAACCTTGCCATTCATGACAAGccagaaaacacaaaaggatCCTCAGATGTTGCATGGCCAGGCACAGCATCAGGGTGATTATTCATGTACCATCCCGTCATCTGTGGTTTCATATAGACCAGCTGGTTCTCATGATGAGTGGCCCCCTCGAGGCAACATTGGTGAATGGAACAATAGTCAGGATAGTGGTGGTATGTGGAGCCCAACCACACCTCACATGAGTCGGAGCAATTTGGAGCATCAGCCTGACAGGTGTATTACGAAGAAGCAATTGCAGAATGATTCCAAACGTAATACGCTAGCAGGATCTGCAGAAAATCTAAATTCCCAAATGGATTTTGGTTCACAGAAAGTACACATTCCTACTCCACAACAACCTGAGAGAGATCTTGCCACTTCTGTTGGTACTTCAAGGCAATTTGAGTTTAAAACTTGTCATCAGGAAGGCTCTCACTGGAGTTCAACAGCAGACTCCATTACTCATGATGGGCTTCAATTATCTCTTGCTTCAGCAAAGCCTGAGAGCTGCTCTGCAGTAAATCCTATTAGAGATGGAGATTCCAGTTCAGCTTCTCGTGTGCCTAATCAATCAGGAGCTCATGTCTATAGCCCACCACACCCAGCTACAACTAATTTAAGCAAGAGTGAGGAGACTATGAATCAGTGTAAATCGTGTGAGCCTGAAGCATCAAATAAATCACGCAAGCCTGATGCATCACATGCTCCAGTTAATCAACATCCTAAGCCTGAAAGTGATCCATTGTTACCTGATACTCAAGATTTTGAGCGCACGCATCCTAGCCCAAGTACTGAACATGACACAAAGGAGCCATTGAAGGATCAATCGAGGTCAACATCAGTAGCACCTGAAGGGTCGGGTACAATGGCACATGGACAGTCTTCCATAGCTTTTATATCAGAAGCATCTGGCCCACTTTCTAGTAAAATTGTTGGCTTGCAACCACCCAAGGATACATCATTTCTTGTCGAAAAAGATATAAAAGATGGAGGTTCCATTACACAAACAGAGCAACAAAAAGAAGAGAGTACAGCATTTAAGAAAGAGAACGTAGCTGTTGATCCTATCTCTGACAGTGAAGCAATAGTATCTGGTGTGTTGGAATCTTTGACAGAGACATATAATCTGCATGAAGAAACCGCTTTGGAAAATTTCACGCCAACATCTGCCGAGGAAGAACAACCGCAATGCTCTACCCCTATTGCATTATCTCCTTGGGATGAAACAAGTGACTATCAAGGTGAAGCTGTTGATTCTGCTCTATGGGGTGTCCAAGATGACCAAAACAATGAAATGTGGTCATTGTCTTCACCAACACCTACTCTCCAACCTTCAGGTTAATGGAAATACCTTTTTTTAATCACTTTATTTGTTTGCTTGATAATATTTAATCTTGAGATATTCTACAGGTATTGGAGCTGATACCAAAGGTGCTTCCTGTGCTATAGAAGAGGTGATAGTAGCCCAAGGAAATAGTGGTGTTGTTGAACCGTCACCAGCACTGGAGAAGAAAAGGATTGAAAAAGTACCAAGTGCTTCCATAGATCGTGGAGTACCAGAGCAGGTAATGCTAACTTAAATATTTAAATACTAGGCAAAATTCATCAGCATTATGCAAAGAGAATCCTAGCAACATGATGTACCCAAGTTTTAACAGCAGTTTTATTTTGACTTGTTTAGGTAAAACCAAAATCAGATGCTGCATTATCTCCAGAAGAGAGCAGAAAACCTTCAGGTTTGCAACTATCAAGCACATATCTACAAGGGAGCACAAAATCTTCAGGTTTGCCACCGTCAGGCACATCTCTAGATGGGGGCATAGAACCTTCAGGTTTGCTACCTTCAGGAACTTCTTTGGAGTGGGGTACAAAAATTTCAGGTGTGCAATCCTCGGCCTCATCTCTAGAGGGGAGCAAAAAGGCTTTTGTTAGGCAACCATCAGGCTCTTCACTAGAGGGAAACACAAAAGCGTCAGGTAGGCAGCCGTCAGGTTCATCTATAGAGGGGAGTAAGAAACCTTCTGATAGGCAGCCATCAGGTGCATCTCAAGAGGGGAATACAAAGCCTTCAGGCTGGCAACAATCTGTGTCGTCTCTTGAAGGTGGCACGAAACCTTCAGGCTGGAAACCTTCAATTTCTATAGACACGAATACAAAAGCTTCAGGTTGGCTGCGATCGAGCTCATCTCCTGATGTGGGCAGAAAAGCTTCAGCATGGCAATCATCAGGTTCTTCGCCTGTTGCAGGGAGCTCAAAAGCATCAGGTTGGCAGCCATCACCTCGCGAGAGCTCGAAATCTAAGCCTAATTCCACATGGGGTGCCGGCCAAAGCCGCAACTCGTCTTCGCACCAATCAACAACACCAACAGCTAAATACTCATCAGAAACCCCAAGGAGACAAGGAAACAACAACACAAATTCTGCTGGCTGGGGAGACTCTCTCGGAAACAAGAGCTGGCATTCACCCTCAGGCAATGCGAGCAGCCGAGGCAGCCATTCTAGCCACCACCATGACCGGCACAATCAGAGCAGCGAACCATGGCGTGGTGGCTCAAATCATTCCAGGAGATCAGATCATCGTCAAGAACATGGCAACGGTGGCTCGTCGAGATCATCGTCGTCGAGGGGGCAATCTCAAAGGGGGATCTGTAGATACTACGAGAATGGCTACTGCAGGAAGGGCACTTCCTGCCAGTTCCTCCACCGTTGAAAACGCCCTCACATTTTTGTACAGCCCTAAATGATTTCTCACTCACTCCGTAGTCAGCACAGAAGTGACCTTTATTTAACCTTCTCGGCACCACTCAGCTGTTAGTAAGTATATACATATCCATCAGCACAGGAGTATGATTAAGTTAGCATTTTATGCTTGGAAAAACAGCCACTGATGTACGGCCACGACTGTAGATCCTTCTCTTTAGGTGAATGATGCATTTTGATTGATCCTGTTAGGTTTAGTGGAATTATGAGTTCACCCGCTTTAAATCTCCCTTGATCGCGTATGCAAGaagcaaaattttgatatgtttGCACTGTGTTGTCTCGTCTCCAGAATTTGTAATTCAGGCAGCTTGTTTACCTGGGTTACTAGAAATCGGAAGCTGCCGGGCTAGCAGAGGATACCGCAGGTATTGCCCTCGCCGACGGCTCGCCGGAGCAATCCTGGCGTCGCCGACATGGGCAGCTCCAGGAACGAAACGATTGTGTTACTGTGGGTTGGAACTAATCCTCCACGCAATGCAACGTAAAGCGAAATAATGGATtggtatataattaattatatgttagTAAAAAagcttttgttttaaaaaacatacttcctccgttccgttttatattttatattgtaaatcgtttctttctttctgctcaaatttctttaagtttaactaaactaggtttatatatatatataaaaatacagtAGTGCTTTCAAcccaaacaaacatattattaaaatatatttaattttagatttaatgaaacttatTTAACATTTTAGATGTTGAAATAAAAAACAgttagattaaaagaaaaaaagaaagtcaaACTGGCTTTTGGAAAAGCAGCCGTGGGTTTTGGCTTTTGCAAAAGTAGCTTTGGAAAAGCAGCTACGAGGAAGTCAAAAACCTGTTTGGTTGATCAGATGTGACTTTTGGAAAAACTTCTCACTTACGACTGGACCCTGCCTATCAGCCTCACTGCattcatcctcctcctcacaCGGTTCGCGTGGGGGCTCGTTGTCGGGGTGCGCCGGCCTAGGCTCGTCGGCCAGCCATGAAGGCAGCGTGGGACGAGGGAACaggcggcgacggggaagaGCAGACGCGCGTGGtttggaggaggccggcgacgggagTCAGGGGATGCGGTAGGGGAGGAGCTTGCCACCTCGCCGcaggtcgccgcctcgccgggaGGAGAAGGGGTGGCGTCGGGCGGGGTCGGCAtaggatgaggaggagaaggtgcggcgtcgggcggggaggagcaggggcggcgccggccatAGATGCGCCTCTCCACCCCCACTGCTGCACGCTAGCGGTGCGGGAAGACGCAAGAGGAGTTTATCGAATCGTTTTTTTATAATGGTAGAGGTGGGAAATTTTTTCTCTCAAAAGCCAGTGAAAACAGGGGTAGAGGCTGCTTTTGGATTTGTACTACACTAAAAGCAGCTTTGGAGAAAAAcacttacttcctccgtcccaaaatgtaagcatttttgaggttggcacgggtattaagaaagtaggtgagaatgattgaagaaagtatgtgattggttgaaaagagaaagtaggtgaaaaagaatgattgtgattggttgagaggagaaggtaagtagaaaaatagtttcattttgggaaaaaatactgtgctagaaataactacattttgggacgaaggtagtatGATTTTTGGGTCATTTGGTTTGTTTTTGACTTTTGCAAAAGTAAAAGTAGGTTGAAAAACCCAACCAAACACGGACTGGGATTTGGTGACATTCTCCCATGACATTCTCGGTgacattgagtcactgacatgtgacctcacatgtcagtgactcaatgtcACCGAGAATATCACGGGGGAATATCACCGAATCCCAATCCACCAAACACACCTGAGTTACGTGAAACggagaaacggagggagtacaatttacaattgaggaaaggagagaaaagaaCGCAATCCTACCGTTGAATGGGCCGCACGGATGTTAGCCTGGCTGATTTTGTTGGCCGTAGTACAGCCCATGTTCTGGAGAAGCTGTAAAATGGGgtttcgccgccgccacggcggccggAAATCGCCCATGAGTAAATCGCCATGAGCTCTCCagaccggcgccggcgagcgccaTCCTCTCCTCCGTCTGATTCGTCCCGACTCGATGGCACCGCTCCAATTTCCTCACCGCCGACGAGGTCAGTGCACCGAGTCTCCTCCCTTGCTCATGACCTCACACGGAAATAACGAAGCAGATGTTCATTCATTCATCTGTCGATTCCTTGCAAATCTGAGCGATTTGtagttgtgatttgtgaatcaGAGTGATTACCTAGCTAATAGCTATTAAAGAGTTATAAACAGTATTTTTAAGAGTAAAATGCAGTACTATATATTGCAGGCACTTTTGATTCAAGAAAGCAGTTAGCTTTATTTACTGCAACCTGTCTGTCACTAAATTCAGCTGTTTGTTCCACAAGCTATCAGATATACACTTCTTTGCAAAGCACAGATCTGGCTTTTCCAGTcgtaaaacatatatataattttctgCAGCTCAATTACAGTGGTTACTTTGACTTCGGTGTGCCGCACTTTGGTGTGCTGGGATAGAAGACAGGATAGTAGGTGTTCAGCTCAAGCTGGTCCAGGATTTGATTGACAAGTGTCAAGTAGGAAGAATGTCCAACGATGAGCTCACTGGCATCAACCTGTGAGTTCAGAAATATTATCGAGTTTTTAGCTGTATAGAGGAAATTTTTTGGCCCAGTTGAATGCCGCAACACACTTACATTTTCAACTCCAGGTACATTAACTGCTTGGATGCCGGCCAAGCCTTGTGAAAGCAGGCTACATGAGAGATCATTTTCATGGAAAAAATGATGACTCCACATCCACAATCTGTGATAGTGATTCTGAAATATGAGTCAGATTTACCTTGCTCGAAAAGTGATACCGAGAATCCAATCATTTGTGGAGTAAACATTCACAAATCGTCCAGCAACCATCTGCGGAAATGCATGGCCATCCATACTAGTGAGAAGATGACATGGAGCAAGGTAAGATTTGCTAAAATTATAGGTGGTTTCTTCGAGCAATTAGCACTCATTTCATTTGTGACTTTACTTTCAGTACAGTAGTGTAAAATTCACATAAGAGTTAGTAATGTGCTCAAGGCTATAGTTTCAAGCAGTTGGAATCTATAGAACTACCATACCTTCCTGGTAGACTCCCACAGCTCCTCCTTATCTGAAACTGGTGCACCTATCATCACAGCTCTTTCAACGAGTCCCTCTATTCACAATGAAAGGTCAGCCAAACAAGCTATAAATAAAGTTTCATATATGCACATAGTTAAGAGGTACCATTATTTCCCAACAAAGCTAGTTCCTCCAAACACTTGAAGACAACACGTGCCCCTAGGGAAAACCCGATGAGAGTGACAGGCCTAGAAATCCCAGTAAAAAATTAGTTCCATTGAGAAATGAAGTCTACTGGATTGTACATTCTAGGCAGAGAATTACCTGCTTCCTTGCAATCCTCTGAGCAGCACTTCAGCAAGCATTTTCCCAGTCTTATCTGCCCTGGAAACATCTACTCAATTAATTTCTTGTGCGCTCATGTAATTTTGGAAAggataaaaaaagattaatgcATACATTACAGCTTTAAGTTTGTTGCATTTTTTCGTTTTTATCATTGCTCATTAGTTTCTTTTTCGCGAACGCATTGCTCATTAGTTTCAAGATAATTGTATTCTCTGTTCTGTTTTCAGCTTTTGTACAactaatgaaaaaaaagagaccaGTTTTGTACAGAAAAGGGAAAAATGCATCAGCATTAGTTTATGTAATGAGAGTTCATTATGTCACCTGTCAATAGCAATGGACCATTTACTATCGATAAAATCTGCAGCAGATACCAAGTAAGCCGGCCATGCAAACGCAGAAACAATACCACTTAACACAGTTTGCATTGCACCTTCCCTCATCAACTCAATTGCAAATCCTACATCATTAACCAACAACCGGACAATTTTATGTTGAGTAATCAGTAAAGtatgaaagaaagaaataaacGCAAACACTGTACACGTCGAACGCCAAAATTACTTGATGCCAGCCAATCGCGTATTGCTGTACTGACGCCAATTATATGCTTAGACTCCCATTGCAGAATGTACCTGCCAATTACAAGTTTCTTGTACTTAAGCAAGGCAAACATGTTCTAGAAAATGCAACGATATTGATAGGGACAACAGCTGCATGAATCTTACCTGTATTCATCTCATGTGAATATTTTGGTTTCTAAACAGAATGCAATAGGACTATCATGGCTATGTTAATACCAAAGTACTTGCAAACTACAaagagaactttttttttgaaaaagtatTTCGTGTGAATGTCTTTTGGGGGGTTGTACCTCTCTAAGTTTGTCTTCCATCCTTCCCATGGCTTCATATAATCTTCCTCGGTAAAGGCAAATCCAGTGACCAAGATGGCAACTGCTAGCCGCTGAAATGTCAATCCTATTAAGTGTCATCCACTCGAAAAAGTTTTATCGAAGACTAGGGATAACATCTTTGCTTTATGCTCTCTGAACCTTTCCAACATCGAATCAAAATAACACAAGAGAACAAAAACTCACACCCTGGTTATGGTTCTCGCCGATAGTGTTGAACTCAAATTCTCTCACACAACCAATTCTTTTGGCCATTTTGGTCCCAGTCAACCCAGCTCCAGCAGCTGATTTTCAAGTTAAGATGCTGGTTAGTTACAGATCCTGATAAAAGATTCCTGCTGGGTTCAGAAATAAACACCTCCAAATAAGGAATAGTATCACCAAATTAATATTCAAAAACCATCTACGCTCACCTCCGAATGATGCAGCAACCGCTACAGAGCCTGCAGTATGTCCAGCAGCAGTAGCTATAGCAGCAAACCCACTAGCTCCTATTAAAGGGATAAGTGTGTGCAATGTTGGAACCAGAGCAGTGAATCCTGCAGCAATTGCTGGAGCAGCTAAACCTGAAAGTTCAGACGAAATTATTCAGTTACAGAACTTATCTTGATCTGACATTTCATAAGTTCATCCAAATTTCTTTCAGGTCATATACCCCCGGAGATGGCCATCAGCGTTCCTCCCGTCAAGGCGGCTGCGCCGATGATTCCTCCACGCTTCCAGTTCTCCCATCTGCTTCTTGGTGACTCGCTTCCTTCTGACTGTTCTTCCTCTCTCGCTGCAGCCATAGCAGAGCAAGCAACCATTATCTCGATAGCTTCCTACAATGCCAAAACGTTCGATTACAAAAACATATAGTTTGTGTCCATGACAAAACTGGTAGAGAGATCACTGTTCTTAGCGTGTGCATTTACATGTACAACTAGGCTTTCTTTCTATCCTAATTTCACATGGACGAGAATGCTGTGCtgttatccaaaaaaaaaagagaatgctGTGCTAAATGTACCCTGTCATGTGTTCTAGACTTCTAGCATTTTCATGAAAAAACTAATCTAGTGATCACAGATAATGAGACTACTGGACACTATGGTCATAAAACATTTGATGCTTAGGACAagttagtcaaacttcttttgAAACTTTGACCATGAATAATTCCTCGAAATTCCTAGTTAAAAAATGGTGTAAGCAAATTTCCCTTGAATAGTAATATCGTAACATTGAAACTTATTGTATTTTATAAACTCattctaacaaaaaaattatatggtcATAGTTTTACAAGTTTAGAATCTTGTCCTAAACATCAAatcaaatactccatccgtcctaaaatataaataattttggctggttgtgacacattctagtagtacgaatctggacatagatGTGTCCTATCCTACTCCaataccttatattttgggacggatggactACCTATGATCAGAGGGAGTGTTAGTGATCTTATCTTGTAAGAAAAGCAATGGAATCTCTGGACAAATCTTACCATCTTGATCCACTTGACGTCGAGCCATGTCGCGAGCAGCCGGAGCGCGACGCGGTGGCGGGCGTCGTAGCCCCTCCTGATGCGAGGCGAGCCCATGCCTTCCTCCGCCATGTTCACGTCGGCGACGCACGCCGAGAGGAGCATGTACAGCACCGCCATCTTCCGGTAATCCTTGGTGCGGCTGCCGCcggccgacgacgccgacgccagcCACGGCCACCCTTCGTCGCCGTCCCCCCCGGAGCCGGTGGCCTTGATCAGCTCGTCGGCCGCGACTACGTCGTTCTCCAGCCCCATCGCCATCGCCTCGACGGCCTTGGCGAGCGCGAGCTCCTGCTccgacctctccgccgccgccgcctcgccgtcgtcctcgtcctcgaaCACCTTCCGGAGAAactgagaaggaaaaaaaaagtatgtcaCGATTGAATCGCCATGGAAATGGTTTTACATTGGAGATTGCATTGGGGCGCGTACGGCTCCGATGTGGTGCTTGGGCTCGGAGGTGGCGGCCGTCGTCTCCACGCCCGGCCATGCCTTGTGGTCGATCTCGAGAAACCTGAGAGAAATTCATCAATCAATggcgatccatcgatcgatttGATGGGGTTTGGAGATGGATACCTGAGGAcggggcggaggaggccgtGGGAGTCGTGGGTCCAGAGGTGGCGGGCGTCGACGGGGTCGGCGAGAGAGGGgactgcggcagcggcggccggggcgTCGTCGAGGCCGTGGGATCCGAGCAGGACGGACTGGTGGATCTGCGCCTGGCGGAGCGCGAGCGCCAGGAGCGCCCCCGCCGCGTACCGCTGCGTCTGGCTCAGCGTCGACGACGTCGCCATTGCCGCGATCGGATGGCTTGGCTGAGGCTCGCCGGtgggcgtgggcgcgggcgCGAAGCCGATCGAGGAATCGGTGCCACTGGCTtagccgcggcgcgcgcgcggaggcgaggcgagggcgaggcgcgTGCGCCGTGCGGGGCGTGTGGCGCGTGTGGCGCGGTGGGAATGGCTGCCTGGCTCGATCGGCGCCACCccgtcgcgcgcgcggcgcggcatgTCGCTCGCGCATGGCGGGGCGCCTCGCGAGGTGCAAGTGGTgttcgcgtcctcgcgagcggATGGCCCAGAGACATTTGGATGGGCCTCAATCACGGCCCGTTTACGTGTAGCCATACACTTGGATGGGCCGAGATTGAGGCCTAGCTAACGAGGCCGTAATGTGAGATATTTGGAATAAGTTTACCTACCGTCTCTCAATTTTACATGAGTATGTAGGCCATCCCTATCCCAATATCAAAAATGTCTACCCTCAAATGGTCAAAGCCATGCAAATAGGTCTcatggcagtatatatgggtggctAGTGGTTACAGCGAATGAGCATGTGTATATCCAAGGTAAAGGGCAAGAGACTCTGTCAATTCATCCAATGAGTAAGCAGGACAGTTAAGTTAGAAATCCTTTAAGTCCCTCTTGAATTTAAGTAAACTCCGAAGGACTCCCAGACTAGCTCCGCAGTACGAGCCCCATACGGAGCCGCGCCCTTGTGATATGATAAGAAGAAAAGGGGCCAGGCcgccctcttttcttttccgcACCAAGCCTTCTCTTCTTGTAAAATCGGGTGTATAGCTCAGTTGGTAGAGCATTGGGCTTTTAACCTAATGGTCGCAGGTTCAAGTCCTGACGTGACATCCTAGTTAGCAAGGagggaataaaaaaaatttgtggaAGCCCACATGACATACTTACTCCTCCCTCTACTCTATCCAACGTTTGCCTAGACCATGGTCTGGACCGTC
Above is a window of Oryza sativa Japonica Group chromosome 10, ASM3414082v1 DNA encoding:
- the LOC4349095 gene encoding uncharacterized protein isoform X1 translates to MDGGTGPGAELLSPGEAEWPPELRLPPPPPPHPPPPPPLEPAPPSTPQLRGEASPPPPPPPPVGPPGAAVVAAAARKEASASAEGFDDSHFLGSIMGAPAHQHQHQHQQPPAVGPPVVVKRKRGRPPKNRDGAAPPPPPKPVKKREDDEDVVCFICFDGGNLVVCDKKGCTKVYHPACIKRDESFFRSRAKWTCGWHLCSTCEKAVQYMCYTCTYSLCKGCIKQKPVKFFGVRGNKGFCDTCYSTILLIESKDDRAKAKVDFDDKNNWEYLFKLYWLDLKGKHSLTLEELVNAKSCWTVRSTSARREKEDSSNDLYDANFDLDASSDGASRKRRRNSFSGKRGRKRQNNGAESLPKRVQNEGMTFIGDTQWASSELLEFIGHMRNGDISYISQFDVQILLLEYVKQKNLRDPRRKSQIICDARLANLFRKPHVGHFEMLKLLEMHFHAKETVNGDGQKGIDSDSAQIDSGGYSDMPSKLCSDKRRKIHKKIERESPANLEDYAAIDMHNINLIYLRRSLLEDLIDDNGTFSDKITGAFVRIRTPCVGQKQDIYRLVKVLGTHKVAERYSVGKKTTDHALEILNLDKKEVITMDTISNQDFTEEECKRLRQSMKCGLITRLKVGDIHEKAKIFQLLRVNDWLENEKQRLSHLRDRASETGRRKQLRECVEKLQLLGTPEERARIINEDPEVHVDPCMSPDYESAEELDVKKAGISFDSTSRNGSDLLFLGRKGIETNSLQNHRQNCSATSHHTTTSPPTEGMTHGQGEEASFASSEIVSGDMEPEKVWHYKDPSGSVQGPFTLLQLSKWAAYFPRDLRIWLTFESEQNSLLLTEVLSKQQKDFIQPSPKVDNNRSTWEGVGQDRVDSSLTGNNSSSPIGYNVIYSSRLPSPSADYCASAREGPNLPSGTLPFMTSQKTQKDPQMLHGQAQHQGDYSCTIPSSVVSYRPAGSHDEWPPRGNIGEWNNSQDSGGMWSPTTPHMSRSNLEHQPDRCITKKQLQNDSKRNTLAGSAENLNSQMDFGSQKVHIPTPQQPERDLATSVGTSRQFEFKTCHQEGSHWSSTADSITHDGLQLSLASAKPESCSAVNPIRDGDSSSASRVPNQSGAHVYSPPHPATTNLSKSEETMNQCKSCEPEASNKSRKPDASHAPVNQHPKPESDPLLPDTQDFERTHPSPSTEHDTKEPLKDQSRSTSVAPEGSGTMAHGQSSIAFISEASGPLSSKIVGLQPPKDTSFLVEKDIKDGGSITQTEQQKEESTAFKKENVAVDPISDSEAIVSGVLESLTETYNLHEETALENFTPTSAEEEQPQCSTPIALSPWDETSDYQGEAVDSALWGVQDDQNNEMWSLSSPTPTLQPSGIGADTKGASCAIEEVIVAQGNSGVVEPSPALEKKRIEKVPSASIDRGVPEQVKPKSDAALSPEESRKPSGLQLSSTYLQGSTKSSGLPPSGTSLDGGIEPSGLLPSGTSLEWGTKISGVQSSASSLEGSKKAFVRQPSGSSLEGNTKASGRQPSGSSIEGSKKPSDRQPSGASQEGNTKPSGWQQSVSSLEGGTKPSGWKPSISIDTNTKASGWLRSSSSPDVGRKASAWQSSGSSPVAGSSKASGWQPSPRESSKSKPNSTWGAGQSRNSSSHQSTTPTAKYSSETPRRQGNNNTNSAGWGDSLGNKSWHSPSGNASSRGSHSSHHHDRHNQSSEPWRGGSNHSRRSDHRQEHGNGGSSRSSSSRGQSQRGICRYYENGYCRKGTSCQFLHR